In the genome of Thermoproteus tenax Kra 1, the window AACGACGGGGAGTTGGTCGACCTCTACTACGTGGCCGCGCGCTTTGACTAGAGAGGGATATGCCGTAGCCGCTATGGCGGATCTTATGGCCAACCTTCTCTCCTTCTTGTTGATCTCCTCGTGGAGCTTCTTCTCAACGCGCGGCGGGTGGGCCCTTCTGCCCCCCACTGTGTTCGGCGAAAAGCAGCCCCTTGGCCACAGATGACCCTTGTATCTGGGGATTCTGGCTATACCTAGACCTACGCCAAACGACTGACAGCTATGGCTCCTACCTGCGTCTGGGCTGACGCCCTTAGGTTGAAATCTAGCGCTTAAGGCACTTAGGTAGGCCCTCCTGATGAGGTCCACTCTGACAGGCTCGAAGAAGTGTACTGGCAACTCGACCTCGCCCACTTTAGCTCCGTCCCTTCCGTAGACTGCAACTTTGGCGGGAGGCTGCTCCGGTAGCGGCTTGAGATACGGCGCTAGATCCAACCTCTTGAGCTGGAGCAACAAGTGCTCGACGGACACGCCCCCTCGCTCTAGATACTATTTAAATTTTCTAAGCGCTTTTCTGGACGGAGAGCCAGACTATCTGCGGCGCGGCGGTCGGCGCCTTGGGCGGCGGCCTGACAGGGTGTCTGAGGACTATTAGGCGCTTCGGCGGCCCCTGCACGCTTCCAGCAAGTATCACGTAGTCGGTCTTGACCAAGCCGTAGTGCGGCCAACCGCCCCTTGGGTTGATCTCGGCCGGGTTTGAGCCGATCTTCAAGATCCTTTTGTTGTATTCACTCCTCTGGTGGAAGCCCATCTGGCCTGGCCTCGGCTGAGTGAACATTAGGGCCGGGCTCTGTGGGCCTATTGTTCCAGTCCTTCTATGGCCCTTCCTGTGTTTGTGCCACCTGGGGAGTATCGTAACGCCGAACCTCTTTATCACTCCCTGCCAGCCCTTGCCCTTGGTGATCCCTATGACGTCGATCAGCTTGCCCTCGGAGAAGACATCGGCTATTTTGACTTCTTTACCCAATATCTCAAGTCCATACTTTATCCTCTCGTCAATCGACGCAACTCCGCCTATGGGTATCTCGAGGAGCTCAGGCGTCTTTTTGCCTATGCCAGCTAACCGGGGCTGAGTGGACACTAACGCCCTCACCTCAACCGCCGCGGGCTTGAGTTGGT includes:
- the rpl4p gene encoding 50S ribosomal protein L4; protein product: MSVEHLLLQLKRLDLAPYLKPLPEQPPAKVAVYGRDGAKVGEVELPVHFFEPVRVDLIRRAYLSALSARFQPKGVSPDAGRSHSCQSFGVGLGIARIPRYKGHLWPRGCFSPNTVGGRRAHPPRVEKKLHEEINKKERRLAIRSAIAATAYPSLVKARGHVVEVDQLPVVASADVESLERAEDAKKFLQAVKLWSDVVRAHDKIRIRSGIGKMRGRRYKVPKSLLIVVSRPDVPLIRATRNMPGVDVVYVKNLSVLHLAPGGVPGRLTLWTLPSLETLRGLFL
- a CDS encoding 50S ribosomal protein L3, translating into MGLKIHRPRRGSMGVYPRKRASDIVPRVRTWPDPQLGKPSLLGFAAYKVGMIHAVLVEDKQTSPLFGKEIVKAATVLEAPPLKILAIRLYSLDPTNGYRKSIGEVWTPEIPRDVARVVKTLPKSYNLEDRLKLLDQLKPAAVEVRALVSTQPRLAGIGKKTPELLEIPIGGVASIDERIKYGLEILGKEVKIADVFSEGKLIDVIGITKGKGWQGVIKRFGVTILPRWHKHRKGHRRTGTIGPQSPALMFTQPRPGQMGFHQRSEYNKRILKIGSNPAEINPRGGWPHYGLVKTDYVILAGSVQGPPKRLIVLRHPVRPPPKAPTAAPQIVWLSVQKSA